Proteins from one Dromiciops gliroides isolate mDroGli1 chromosome 6, mDroGli1.pri, whole genome shotgun sequence genomic window:
- the LOC122731012 gene encoding RNA-binding protein 4B isoform X2: MVKLFIGNLPREATEQEIRSLFEQYGKVLECDIIKNYGFVHIEDKTAAEDAIRNLHHYKLHGVNINVEASKNKSKASTKLHVGNISPTCTNLELRAKFEEYGPVIECDIVKDYAFVHMERAEDAVEAIRGLDNTEFQGVFALVSPKTW, from the exons ATGGTGAAGCTGTTCATCGGGAACCTGCCCCGCGAGGCGACGGAGCAGGAGATCCGCTCCCTCTTCGAGCAGTACGGGAAGGTGCTCGAGTGCGACATCATCAAGAACTACGGCTTCGTGCACATCGAGGACAAGACGGCGGCCGAGGACGCCATCCGCAACCTGCACCACTACAAGCTGCACGGCGTCAACATCAACGTGGAGGCCAGCAAGAACAAGAGCAAGGCCTCCACCAAGCTGCACGTGGGCAACATCAGCCCCACGTGCACCAACCTGGAGCTGCGCGCCAAGTTCGAGGAGTACGGGCCCGTGATCGAGTGTGACATCGTCAAGGACTACGCCTTCGTGCACATGGAGCGGGCCGAGGACGCCGTGGAGGCCATCCGGGGCCTCGACAACACCGAGTTCCAAG GTGTCTTTGCCTTGGTGTCCCCTAAGACATGGTAG
- the LOC122731012 gene encoding RNA-binding protein 4B isoform X3, which translates to MVKLFIGNLPREATEQEIRSLFEQYGKVLECDIIKNYGFVHIEDKTAAEDAIRNLHHYKLHGVNINVEASKNKSKASTKLHVGNISPTCTNLELRAKFEEYGPVIECDIVKDYAFVHMERAEDAVEAIRGLDNTEFQGCWSTRPPVG; encoded by the exons ATGGTGAAGCTGTTCATCGGGAACCTGCCCCGCGAGGCGACGGAGCAGGAGATCCGCTCCCTCTTCGAGCAGTACGGGAAGGTGCTCGAGTGCGACATCATCAAGAACTACGGCTTCGTGCACATCGAGGACAAGACGGCGGCCGAGGACGCCATCCGCAACCTGCACCACTACAAGCTGCACGGCGTCAACATCAACGTGGAGGCCAGCAAGAACAAGAGCAAGGCCTCCACCAAGCTGCACGTGGGCAACATCAGCCCCACGTGCACCAACCTGGAGCTGCGCGCCAAGTTCGAGGAGTACGGGCCCGTGATCGAGTGTGACATCGTCAAGGACTACGCCTTCGTGCACATGGAGCGGGCCGAGGACGCCGTGGAGGCCATCCGGGGCCTCGACAACACCGAGTTCCAAG GATGCTGGAGCACGAGGCCTCCTGTCGGATAG